One genomic region from Lynx canadensis isolate LIC74 chromosome E1, mLynCan4.pri.v2, whole genome shotgun sequence encodes:
- the METTL2A gene encoding tRNA N(3)-methylcytidine methyltransferase METTL2A isoform X1: MAGPYAECAPAAVGQKRQQFGSRFLSDPARVFHHNAWDNVEWSEEQAAAAERKVRENSTQRVCQDKQVDYEINAHKYWNDFYKIHENGFFKDRHWLFTEFPELAPGQSQDHLEDLPSDNKRSEVPECRTSEDGPGLKIEQHKCSSNSLEHETQTAPVEENVTQKLNHLEICADEFPGSSATYRILEVGCGVGNTVFPILQTNNDPGLFVYCCDFSSTAIELVQTNSAYDPCRCFAFVHDLCDEDQSYPVPTSSLDIIILIFVLSAVVPDKMQKAINRLSRLLKPGGMMLLRDYGRHDMAQLRFKKGQCLSENFYVRGDGTRVYFFTQDELDTLFTTAGLEKVQNLVDRRLQVNRGKQLTMYRVWIQCKYRKPLLSSAG; this comes from the exons ATGGCTGGTCCCTACGCCGAGTGCGCGCCCGCTGCCGTCGGCCAGAAGAGGCAGCAGTTTGGGAGCCGGTTCCTGAGCGATCCGGCGCGCGTCTTCCACCATAATGCCTG GGACAATGTTGAGTGGTCGGAAGAGCAGGCCGCGGCGGCGGAGAGGAAAGTCCGGGAGAACAGTACCCAGCGAGTGTGCCAGGATAAGCAAG TTGATTATGAAATAAATGCCCACAAATATTGGAATGACTTCTACAAAATCCACGAAAACGGGTTTTTCAAGGATAGACACTGGCTTTTTACCGAATTCCCAGAGCTGGCACCAGGCCAAAGCCAAGATCACTTGGAGGATTTGCCCTCCGACAACAAGAGGAGTGAAGTACCTGAATGTAGGACCAGTGAGGATGGACCtggtttaaaaatagaacagcaCAAGTGTTCTTCAAATAGTCTTGAACATGAAACACAGACAGCTCCTGTGGAAGAAAATGTAACTCAGAAACTCAATCACCTGGAAATCTGTGCTGATGAGTTCCCTGGATCCTCAGCCACCTACCGAATACTCGAG GTTGGTTGTGGTGTGGGAAACACAGTCTTTCCGATTTTACAAACTAACAA TGATCCAGGACTCTTTGTTTACTGTTGTGATTTTTCTTCCACAGCTATAGAACTGGTCCAG ACAAATTCAGCATATGATCCCTGCCGGTGTTTTGCCTTTGTTCACGATCTGTGTGATGAAGATCAGAGTTACCCAGTGCCCACGAGTAGTCTTGATATCATCATCCTCATATTTGTTCTTTCTGCAGTTGTGCCAGACAA GATGCAGAAGGCTATCAACAGGCTGAGCAGGCTTCTGAAGCCCGGAGGGATGATGCTTCTGCGAGATTATGGCCGCCACGACATGGCTCAGCTTCGATTTAAAAAAG GTCAGTGTCTGTCTGAAAATTTCTACGTGAGAGGCGATGGTACTAGAGTTTACTTCTTCACACAAG ATGAGCTGGATACACTTTTCACTACGGCTGGACTGGAAAAGGTTCAGAACCTGGTGGATCGCCGATTGCAAGTGAACCGAGGGAAACAGCTGACCATGTACCGAGTCTGGATTCAGTGCAAATACCGCAAGCCTCTTCTGTCCAGCGCTGGCTGA
- the METTL2A gene encoding tRNA N(3)-methylcytidine methyltransferase METTL2A isoform X2, giving the protein MPGTMLSGRKSRPRRRRGKSGRTVPSECARISKVRPVDYEINAHKYWNDFYKIHENGFFKDRHWLFTEFPELAPGQSQDHLEDLPSDNKRSEVPECRTSEDGPGLKIEQHKCSSNSLEHETQTAPVEENVTQKLNHLEICADEFPGSSATYRILEVGCGVGNTVFPILQTNNDPGLFVYCCDFSSTAIELVQTNSAYDPCRCFAFVHDLCDEDQSYPVPTSSLDIIILIFVLSAVVPDKMQKAINRLSRLLKPGGMMLLRDYGRHDMAQLRFKKGQCLSENFYVRGDGTRVYFFTQDELDTLFTTAGLEKVQNLVDRRLQVNRGKQLTMYRVWIQCKYRKPLLSSAG; this is encoded by the exons ATGCCTG GGACAATGTTGAGTGGTCGGAAGAGCAGGCCGCGGCGGCGGAGAGGAAAGTCCGGGAGAACAGTACCCAGCGAGTGTGCCAGGATAAGCAAGGTGCGCCCAG TTGATTATGAAATAAATGCCCACAAATATTGGAATGACTTCTACAAAATCCACGAAAACGGGTTTTTCAAGGATAGACACTGGCTTTTTACCGAATTCCCAGAGCTGGCACCAGGCCAAAGCCAAGATCACTTGGAGGATTTGCCCTCCGACAACAAGAGGAGTGAAGTACCTGAATGTAGGACCAGTGAGGATGGACCtggtttaaaaatagaacagcaCAAGTGTTCTTCAAATAGTCTTGAACATGAAACACAGACAGCTCCTGTGGAAGAAAATGTAACTCAGAAACTCAATCACCTGGAAATCTGTGCTGATGAGTTCCCTGGATCCTCAGCCACCTACCGAATACTCGAG GTTGGTTGTGGTGTGGGAAACACAGTCTTTCCGATTTTACAAACTAACAA TGATCCAGGACTCTTTGTTTACTGTTGTGATTTTTCTTCCACAGCTATAGAACTGGTCCAG ACAAATTCAGCATATGATCCCTGCCGGTGTTTTGCCTTTGTTCACGATCTGTGTGATGAAGATCAGAGTTACCCAGTGCCCACGAGTAGTCTTGATATCATCATCCTCATATTTGTTCTTTCTGCAGTTGTGCCAGACAA GATGCAGAAGGCTATCAACAGGCTGAGCAGGCTTCTGAAGCCCGGAGGGATGATGCTTCTGCGAGATTATGGCCGCCACGACATGGCTCAGCTTCGATTTAAAAAAG GTCAGTGTCTGTCTGAAAATTTCTACGTGAGAGGCGATGGTACTAGAGTTTACTTCTTCACACAAG ATGAGCTGGATACACTTTTCACTACGGCTGGACTGGAAAAGGTTCAGAACCTGGTGGATCGCCGATTGCAAGTGAACCGAGGGAAACAGCTGACCATGTACCGAGTCTGGATTCAGTGCAAATACCGCAAGCCTCTTCTGTCCAGCGCTGGCTGA